Proteins encoded within one genomic window of Fusobacterium sp. SYSU M8D902:
- the rpsN gene encoding 30S ribosomal protein S14, with amino-acid sequence MAKKSMIARDVKRAELCEKYAEKRAELKKRVAEGDMEAMFELNKLPKDSSVVRKRNRCQLDGRPRGFMREFGISRVKFRQLAGAGVIPGVKKSSW; translated from the coding sequence ATGGCAAAGAAGTCAATGATCGCTAGAGATGTTAAAAGAGCTGAACTATGCGAGAAATATGCTGAAAAAAGAGCTGAGCTAAAGAAGAGAGTTGCTGAAGGTGACATGGAAGCTATGTTCGAATTAAACAAACTTCCAAAAGATTCTTCTGTAGTTAGAAAAAGAAATAGATGTCAGTTAGACGGAAGACCAAGAGGATTCATGAGAGAATTTGGAATTTCGAGAGTAAAATTCAGACAGCTTGCAGGAGCTGGAGTAATACCAGGAGTTAAAAAATCATCTTGGTAA
- the rplE gene encoding 50S ribosomal protein L5 produces MSKYVSRYHKLYNDVVAPALIKELGINNVMECPKLEKIIVNMGVGEATQNSKLIDAAMGDLTIITGQKPIVRKAKKSEAGFKLREGMPIGAKVTLRKERMYDFLDRLVNVVLPRVRDFEGVSANSFDGRGNYSLGLRDQLVFPEIEFDKVEKLLGMSITIVSSAKNDEEGRALLKAFGMPFKK; encoded by the coding sequence GTGTCTAAATACGTTTCTAGATATCATAAATTATATAATGACGTTGTAGCTCCAGCTTTAATAAAAGAGTTAGGAATTAATAACGTAATGGAATGTCCAAAGCTAGAAAAGATAATAGTAAATATGGGAGTTGGAGAAGCTACTCAAAACTCTAAATTAATAGATGCTGCTATGGGAGATCTAACTATTATTACTGGACAAAAACCAATAGTAAGAAAGGCTAAGAAATCTGAAGCAGGATTCAAATTAAGAGAAGGAATGCCAATCGGAGCAAAAGTTACTTTAAGAAAAGAAAGAATGTACGATTTTCTAGATAGATTAGTGAATGTGGTTCTTCCAAGAGTAAGAGACTTCGAAGGAGTTTCAGCTAACTCATTTGACGGAAGAGGAAACTACTCTTTAGGATTAAGAGATCAATTAGTTTTCCCTGAAATCGAATTTGATAAAGTTGAAAAACTTTTAGGAATGTCTATCACTATCGTTTCTTCTGCTAAAAATGATGAAGAAGGAAGAGCTTTACTTAAGGCGTTTGGAATGCCTTTCAAAAAGTAA
- the rplN gene encoding 50S ribosomal protein L14 — protein sequence MVQQQTILNVADNSGAKKLMIIRVLGGSKKRFGKIGDIVVASVKEAIPGGNVKKGDVVKAVIVRTKKELRREDGSYIKFDDNAGVIINNNNEPKATRIFGPVARELRAKNFMKILSLAPEVI from the coding sequence ATGGTACAACAACAAACTATCCTTAACGTTGCTGATAACTCAGGTGCAAAAAAATTAATGATAATCAGAGTATTAGGTGGATCTAAAAAAAGATTCGGAAAAATTGGAGATATCGTTGTAGCATCTGTTAAAGAAGCGATCCCTGGTGGAAACGTTAAAAAAGGTGACGTAGTTAAGGCTGTAATAGTTAGAACTAAAAAAGAATTAAGAAGAGAAGATGGATCATATATAAAATTTGATGATAACGCAGGAGTTATAATCAATAACAACAATGAGCCAAAAGCAACAAGAATATTTGGACCAGTTGCAAGAGAGTTAAGAGCTAAAAACTTTATGAAGATTTTATCTCTAGCTCCAGAAGTAATCTAA
- the rpsQ gene encoding 30S ribosomal protein S17 codes for MRNERKVREGIVVSDKMDKTIVVAIETMALHPIYKKRVKSTTKFKAHDENNVAQTGDRVRIMETRPLSRDKRWRLVEIVEKAR; via the coding sequence TTGAGAAACGAAAGAAAAGTTAGAGAAGGAATAGTTGTTTCTGATAAAATGGATAAAACTATCGTTGTTGCAATAGAAACAATGGCTTTACACCCAATCTATAAGAAGAGAGTAAAAAGCACTACTAAGTTTAAAGCTCACGATGAAAATAATGTAGCTCAAACTGGAGATAGAGTAAGAATTATGGAAACTAGACCATTATCAAGAGATAAAAGATGGAGACTAGTAGAGATTGTTGAGAAAGCTAGATAA
- the rpsH gene encoding 30S ribosomal protein S8 — MYLTDPIADMLTRIRNANAVMHEKVDVPHSNLKDRLAEILKEEGYIANYKVVTDGNKKNIRVYLKYDGKERVIKGIKRISKPGRRVYSSVEDMPRVLSGLGIAIVSTSKGIVTDRVARRENVGGEILAFVW; from the coding sequence ATGTATTTAACAGATCCAATTGCTGATATGTTAACAAGAATCAGAAATGCAAATGCAGTAATGCATGAGAAAGTAGATGTACCTCATTCAAATTTAAAAGATAGATTAGCAGAAATCCTAAAAGAAGAAGGATATATAGCTAACTATAAAGTTGTGACTGATGGGAACAAAAAAAATATAAGAGTTTACTTAAAATATGATGGTAAAGAGAGAGTTATCAAAGGAATAAAAAGAATCTCTAAACCTGGAAGAAGAGTGTATTCTTCAGTAGAAGATATGCCAAGAGTATTATCAGGATTAGGAATTGCTATCGTATCTACTTCTAAGGGAATTGTTACTGACAGAGTAGCTAGAAGAGAAAACGTAGGTGGAGAAATTCTTGCATTTGTTTGGTAA
- the rplX gene encoding 50S ribosomal protein L24 produces the protein MAKPKIKFIPETLHVKTGDMVYVISGKDKGKTGKVVKVFPKKGKVVVEGINIVTKHMKPTPINPQGGVVSKPAAIFSSKVMLFDEKAGKPTRVGYKMVDGKKVRYSKVSGEVL, from the coding sequence GTGGCTAAACCTAAAATTAAATTTATACCAGAAACTTTACACGTAAAAACAGGAGATATGGTTTATGTAATCTCTGGTAAAGATAAAGGTAAAACAGGTAAAGTTGTAAAGGTATTCCCTAAAAAAGGAAAAGTTGTAGTTGAAGGAATAAATATAGTAACTAAACATATGAAGCCAACTCCAATAAACCCACAAGGTGGAGTTGTTAGCAAGCCAGCTGCTATATTCTCATCTAAAGTAATGTTATTTGATGAGAAAGCTGGAAAACCAACAAGAGTTGGATACAAAATGGTAGATGGTAAAAAAGTAAGATACTCAAAAGTATCTGGAGAAGTTCTATAA
- the rpmC gene encoding 50S ribosomal protein L29 codes for MRAKEIREMSTEDLVVKCKELKEELFNLKFQLSLGQLTNTAKIREVRREIARINTILNER; via the coding sequence ATGAGAGCTAAGGAAATAAGAGAAATGTCAACTGAAGACTTAGTTGTTAAGTGTAAAGAGCTTAAGGAAGAGCTATTCAACCTAAAGTTCCAACTTTCATTAGGTCAACTTACTAACACTGCTAAAATCAGAGAAGTTAGAAGAGAAATTGCTAGAATAAATACAATCTTAAATGAAAGATAA